In Peptostreptococcus equinus, the DNA window AATAATATCTATTATCTATCTTTTCTACTATATCATTAAGTGATGGTTTTAACATAATTTAAATCTCCTTTTTAAAAATACTTATAATTTCTTCTTTATATCTTATTACTTTTGATCTCTCTGCATTTACTATACTCATTACTTGATCAGCAGATTTCTCTATGCTATCATTAAAAATAAAATAATCATAATCCTTTATCAGTTTTATTTCACCAAAAGCAGACGACATTCTTTTTTCAATCTGATCTATAGTTTCTGTTCCTCTACCAACTATCCTATTTTTAAGCTCATTTAGACTTGGCGGTAAAATAAAAATAAATACTGCTTGCGGAAATTTCTTTTTAACCTGCATAGCCCCCTGCATTTCTATTTCCAAGATTATGTCAGTGCCATTTTCTAATTGATCGTATATTTCTTGTTTTGGCGTTCCATAATAATTATCATATACTCTAGCATATTCCAACAATTGCCCGTTTTCTATCATATGCTCAAATTGTTCTTTTGTTTTGTAGTAATAGCTTATACCTTCAACTTCTCCAGTTCTAGGTTGTCTAGTAGTTGCTGAAACAGAAAGCATAATATTATCGTTATTTTCGATTACTTTTTTGCATACAGTACCTTTTCCTGCACCACTTGGCCCTGAAACAACTAGCAATAGTCCTCTTTTCTTTAACATTACATCCTCCTATAACTATTCTATATTTTGAATCTGCTCTCTTATTTTTTCTAGTTCAGATTTAATTTGAATTACTAAATTAGTTATATTAATATCAGAAGACTTTGATCCGATAGTATTAACTTCCCTATTCATCTCTTGAATCAAAAAGTCCATTTTTCTACCTATAGAATCTTCTATATTTATAGCATCTCTCATTTGAATTATATGGCTTTTAAACCTAACTATTTCTTCTGTTATACTAGATTTATCTGCAAAAATTGCAATTTCTTGCGCTAATCTTGACTCGTCTACTTTATTAGATACATCTAGTAATTCACTTAATCTAGTCTCTAGTCTAAGTCTATAATCATCTACTACTGTATCTGAAAAGTTCTCTATCTTTTGTATAGAACTTTCTAAAATATTAGATCTTAGTAAAATATCTTCTTTTAGCTTCTCTCCTTCAATTACTCTCATATTACATAATTTTTCAAGAGCATTTCTACTTGCTTTTTCAAACATATACCATAACTTTTCTTCATCTTCTTGAGCTTCTTCTTGCTTTATAACATCAGGAAATCTAGCTATATCTATAGGAGAAATAGTATTTAATGATTCTTTATTATTCATCACATTCTCGCTAATATCGCTAATAATATTATAATATTGCTTAGCTAAATCTTTGTCATAGTCTAATTTTAAACCACTAGTTCCTATTACATCAAATTTGATATATGCATCCATTCTACCTCTAGATATATATTCTTTTACCAATTGTCTAAATCTATCTTCTAAAAATGATATTTTTCGCGGTATTCTAGGATTTATATCAAGATATTTGTGGTTAATAGTCTTGCACTCCACGCTAATACTATAGTTTTCATCTTTATATTCACCGATTCCAAAACCGGTCATACTTTTAGCCATAATCTATCTCCAATTCTAAATAAATATATTCAGTAAATTTAATTATAACATATTTTAACCTGATTTTTACATTTTATATAAGTTTTCTTTATTTTTATTTCAAAATTTAAAGCTTAGATAAATATTCTTCTAATTTTTTTGAAAAAGTTCTTCCTTTATTAACTACAAAAGAATGAGTAGAATTTTCAAAAATATATGTTCTTGTATTCTCTATTTTTTCCTCTAAATACTCGACCGTATCAGGTGTCATCATGGATCCTGGACTTGCAAAAAATAATACGGTTGGAATATCTATTTTTTTTAGTATAGGTCTAAAGTCTTCATAGCATATTGAAAACCACATCGATGTGATTGAATAGTATGAATTTCCTTCTAAATCCATATCTATCAGTCTTTTTAAGGCTTTTTCTGATTTATATTTTAAACTAGGATCTATGTCATAGTACATATTTAAATATGCTTCCTTCATATCATCGAATTGCCATGCTAATGAATCTAATAAATCATCCTTTGTAAATTTTCCATTCATAATTCCTAGTTTCCACTCATTATCATTTGTTATTTTAGGGGTTATATCACAAAGTACGATAGAATTGAGTCTATATGTCCCATATATTTCTATATACTTGTACAATACACTTCCTCCCATTGAATATCCAACTATTGTTAGATTATCAAGTTTTAGAAATTCAATCAGTTCTTTTAAATCCTCTGCTAAATGTCTTAGTGACATATTTTCATTAGGTTTATCTGATAGACCAAAACCTCTATGGTCATATATTATTTTTCTATATCCCTGCATATTTTTAAAACAATAATCAAAGTCATGATGTGAGCTGCCCCAAGCATGTAAAAATATAATAGGTCTTTGATCTGTATTTGTGTCTTCGTAATATATTTTATAACCTTTACTATTTGTAAAATACATAATTTCTCCTAATCTTCAAAGATTTTAATCTTTGCTTTTTCCTCATCGCTAGGTGTAATATATACAGTCTTATTTGTTTCATAAATCACCATTCCTGGCTTTGCACCGGAAGGTTTTTTTACATATTTTTTGAAAGTGTAATCGACTGGCACATTTGAAGACATTCTTGCCTTACTATAATATGCTGCTAATGTAGCGGCCTGAATTATTTCGCTATCATCTACAGTTTTTCCCGCACATTTTATTAACACATGAGATCCTGGTATATCTTTTGTATGAAACCATAAATCTTCATTATCTGCTAGTCTTAAAGTTAGATAATCATTTTGCTTATTGTTTTTACCGACTAATATTAACTTACCCTTAGATGACATAAATTTCATATAACTTGTTGTAGGCTTATTATTCTTCTTTGGCATTTTCCAAGCTTTTATATAGCCTTCTCTCATTAATTCTTCCTTTATTTCTTTTAACTCTTTTTCATTCTGACAATTTTCTATAGATAATATTATATTTTCTAAGTAGTCTTTTTCTTCTAGATTATCCTTCATCATATTCGTGATTTCTTCTCTAGCATTTTTTAATTTGTTATATTTTTTATAATATTTTTGGGCATTTTCTGAAGGGCTTAAATTTTTATTTAACTCTATACTAACCTTTTTATTATTATCATAAAAATTCTCTACTTCTATATTTTCCATACCTTTTTTAATCAGATAAATATATGCAGTTAATAATTCACCCTTTAACTTGTATTTATCAGCCGATTTAGCTTCTTTTAGTTCTTTTTTTTGTTTTTCTATCTTATTTGTTAGTCTTTCAAGTTTTAATTGTATAGTCTTCTTTACAGAAGAAGACTTTTGTTTCATTCTTTCTTTACTATCTTTTTCAAAATAGTAATTTTCTAATAACGAAGATACATCTGGATATTTTACTTCATTCAAATCTTCATACTGATTTAGTTTTATAGTACTAAATTCCACTATCTTGTCAATTTTTTTATCTACTATCATATTAGGATAAATCTTTCCAAGTTCTATATTGGCAAAAATCAACCTAATTTCTTTTAAAATAGCTTTTATATTTTGGTCTGTTAAATCAGATGAATCAATATTTTGATCTATACCAATCCTATAGCAAATTTCCCTTGCAATAAGTGGAGATAATCCCAATACAGTCATATATATAGCCTTATATATAGGTCCGTCAAAACTAACTATCATCTCCCTAAATAATTCACCTTCGATTTTTTCTTTTGGATTTATCTTATCTTGTACTGGCGGTAATTCATAATCGTTACCTGGTAAAACTTGTCTTAATCTACTGACACTTATTGGTACTCTTTTTATAGAATCTATAATTTTACCAGTTTTTTCAGAGACTAAAATAATATTGCTATGCTTTCCCATTATTTCAATATATAAAAACTTTCTAGTTTTTTCTTTTAGTTCGTCATATGAATCTACAGCAATTTTAATTATTCTTTCAAATCCAATTTGTTCAATGTGATCTATTACACCGGATTGTATATGTTTTCTAAGCGTCATACAAAAAACAGGTGCTTTTTTAGGATTATTTTTATCATATTGATCTGATATATATAATCTTGGGTTTGAAGCACTAGCACTGATCACAAACTTATAATTATCCTTACCTGCTCTAATCTTGAGGCATATTTCATCTTTTTCCGGTTGGTATACCTTATCTATTTTACTTGCAACTAATTTATCATTGAGCTCATTAGCTAAATTACTTACAACTATTGCATCTAAAGACATTTTTTACTCCTTACTCACAAATTATCACTGAATCCTCACCATCATACTCAGTAAATCTAACTTGTACTTTTTCATTTTTTGAAGTAGGCACATTTTTACCTACAAAATCCGCCCTTATTGGAAGTTCTCTGTGGCCTCTATCAATCAATACAGCTAACTGTATTAGACTTGGTCTACCATTATCTATTATATAGTCTAGTGCTGCTCTAATAGTTCTTCCTGTATATAGTACATCATCTACTAGAATTACAGTCTTACCTTCTATATCAAGGTTAAAATTCTCATCTTTTGTATCCATGATTTTATCATGCGTAATATCGTCCCTATAAGGTGTTATATCTATAAACTCACACTCTATTTGTGCAGATTCAATTGCTCCTATCTTTTCAGAAATCATCTTGGCAAGTGGTATTCCCTTTGTTTTGATTCCTATAATACACATATTTTCTACACCTTTATTCTTTTCTATGATTTCATGGCTTATTCTTGTTATAGCTCTCGTCATAGCCTTTTGGTCCATTATTTTTGCTTTTTCCATATTACTCCTTCTCCAAAATTTTTAATGTTTCTATAAAATACTTTGGTAATTCTGAATCAAATTCAATATATTCATTCCTTGTAGGATGCATAAATCCAAGTTTTCTAGCATGTAATACTTGCCCACTTAACTTTGAAAATCTTTTGTTTTTAAAACCATACAAAGGATCTCCCAATATAGGTCTATTAATTGAAGCTGTATGCACTCTTATTTGATGTGTTCTACCAGTTTCTAGATTCGCTTTTATATGAGAAAAACCCTTGTAATTATTTATTAATTTTAAATGTGTAATGGCATTTTTGCCATTTTTCTTTACAACAGCCATCTTTAATCTATTTTTTGGATTTCTTCCAATTATTGTTTCTATTGTTTTTTCATCCCAATCTACATTTCCGATACAAATCATCTCATATTCTCTAGTTATAGAATGTATCTTAAATTGTTCCGATAATTTTTGATGTGCATAATTATTTTTTGCTACCACTAAAAGTCCCGATGTATCTTTATCTATTCTATGAACTATTCCAGGCCTTATAATTCCATTAATATTAGATAGTCTATCCTTACAGTGATACATCAGTGCATTTACCATAGTATTATCCATATTACCTGGAGCTGGATGTACAACCATACCTTGGACCTTATTAACTATTACAATGTCATCATCTTCGTACACTATATCTAAGGGTATATCTTGTGGAATCACTTCTAGTAATTCAGGCTCAGGCATAGCAATTTGAATTTGATCATATAAAGATAACTTGTAGCTTGCTTTCTCTATTTTTTCATTAACTAAAACTCTATCTTCTTTAATTAATTTTTGTATGTATGATCTTGATATATCCTTATACTGCTTAGATAAAAAATAATCCAACCTATCTCCTATATTATCTTCTTCAACAGAATAAACCGCTACATTTTGACTTTGGTCAAAAATCTCTTTATCTTGTATCACATCTTTCTCTTGACCTATATCAAGATTCATTAAACTTCATCCTTTCCACTTCTGATTAGGCATATGCATAATAATATAGTTCCTAATACAACCAGTATATCTGCAAAATTAAACACATATGACCATATTATTTTAAAATCAAAAAAGTCTATTACATATCCTAACCTCAGCCTATCAACTAAGTTTCCTATAGCACCAGAAATTATCATCGCTATACTAATTTTTGCCAATTTAGTAGATTCTTCCTTATGAATAAAATATATACCTGCAATTAAAACTATAAGCGCTATAATTATAAAAACATATTGCATATTTTGTAGCATACCAAAAGCAGCTCCACTATTTTCTACATATGTCAAATGAAAAACCCCATCAATTATACTCATTCCTTGTGTATTTTCTAATGTATTTTTTACAGTTATTTTACTTGCTTGATCTATTATTAGAAGAATTATAATTAGTATTTCGTACATATTTTGCCCTTTCTATAAGTAATTAATTTCAACACTTATTTTAATTATATAATATCTATTATATAATTATATCATAATCAAGCCCTATAATTCTATTTATAAAACATTAGTTTTTTATTATAGTTATTCAATTTAATAAATTCATATATAATACTTTCACTTTATAAATATTTTTATTTTACATAAAAAAAGAACTCAAAAAGACTAGCTTTCCAAGTTCTAGAAAATTTATTTTTTATTTATTTTTTTTAGGTATAAAACCAATTTGATTATATACCTTTTCTAAAGTTTGAGCAGCTCTTATCTGTGCCTTTTCAGCACCTTTTGCATATATGCTTTCAAGATAATCAGGATTCTCTAATAAATAATTATATTTTTCTCTTATAGGTCTAAGAGTTTCAACTACTGCTTCTGCCATTTCTCCCTTGAATGCTCCATATCCCTTGCCTTCGTACATAGATACTATTTCTTCTACGCTCTTATCTGTCATAGCTGAATATATATTTATAAGATTTTTTATACCTGGTTGTTCATCTGAGTATTTAACTATACCTACTGAATCTGTTACAGCACTTTTAATTTTCTTTGCAGTTGTTTCTGCACTCTCAGCTAAAAGTATAAATGCCTTTTCATTTGAGTCAG includes these proteins:
- the gmk gene encoding guanylate kinase yields the protein MLKKRGLLLVVSGPSGAGKGTVCKKVIENNDNIMLSVSATTRQPRTGEVEGISYYYKTKEQFEHMIENGQLLEYARVYDNYYGTPKQEIYDQLENGTDIILEIEMQGAMQVKKKFPQAVFIFILPPSLNELKNRIVGRGTETIDQIEKRMSSAFGEIKLIKDYDYFIFNDSIEKSADQVMSIVNAERSKVIRYKEEIISIFKKEI
- a CDS encoding RluA family pseudouridine synthase, giving the protein MNLDIGQEKDVIQDKEIFDQSQNVAVYSVEEDNIGDRLDYFLSKQYKDISRSYIQKLIKEDRVLVNEKIEKASYKLSLYDQIQIAMPEPELLEVIPQDIPLDIVYEDDDIVIVNKVQGMVVHPAPGNMDNTMVNALMYHCKDRLSNINGIIRPGIVHRIDKDTSGLLVVAKNNYAHQKLSEQFKIHSITREYEMICIGNVDWDEKTIETIIGRNPKNRLKMAVVKKNGKNAITHLKLINNYKGFSHIKANLETGRTHQIRVHTASINRPILGDPLYGFKNKRFSKLSGQVLHARKLGFMHPTRNEYIEFDSELPKYFIETLKILEKE
- the pyrR gene encoding bifunctional pyr operon transcriptional regulator/uracil phosphoribosyltransferase PyrR, whose amino-acid sequence is MEKAKIMDQKAMTRAITRISHEIIEKNKGVENMCIIGIKTKGIPLAKMISEKIGAIESAQIECEFIDITPYRDDITHDKIMDTKDENFNLDIEGKTVILVDDVLYTGRTIRAALDYIIDNGRPSLIQLAVLIDRGHRELPIRADFVGKNVPTSKNEKVQVRFTEYDGEDSVIICE
- a CDS encoding Rqc2 family fibronectin-binding protein codes for the protein MSLDAIVVSNLANELNDKLVASKIDKVYQPEKDEICLKIRAGKDNYKFVISASASNPRLYISDQYDKNNPKKAPVFCMTLRKHIQSGVIDHIEQIGFERIIKIAVDSYDELKEKTRKFLYIEIMGKHSNIILVSEKTGKIIDSIKRVPISVSRLRQVLPGNDYELPPVQDKINPKEKIEGELFREMIVSFDGPIYKAIYMTVLGLSPLIAREICYRIGIDQNIDSSDLTDQNIKAILKEIRLIFANIELGKIYPNMIVDKKIDKIVEFSTIKLNQYEDLNEVKYPDVSSLLENYYFEKDSKERMKQKSSSVKKTIQLKLERLTNKIEKQKKELKEAKSADKYKLKGELLTAYIYLIKKGMENIEVENFYDNNKKVSIELNKNLSPSENAQKYYKKYNKLKNAREEITNMMKDNLEEKDYLENIILSIENCQNEKELKEIKEELMREGYIKAWKMPKKNNKPTTSYMKFMSSKGKLILVGKNNKQNDYLTLRLADNEDLWFHTKDIPGSHVLIKCAGKTVDDSEIIQAATLAAYYSKARMSSNVPVDYTFKKYVKKPSGAKPGMVIYETNKTVYITPSDEEKAKIKIFED
- a CDS encoding alpha/beta fold hydrolase, whose amino-acid sequence is MYFTNSKGYKIYYEDTNTDQRPIIFLHAWGSSHHDFDYCFKNMQGYRKIIYDHRGFGLSDKPNENMSLRHLAEDLKELIEFLKLDNLTIVGYSMGGSVLYKYIEIYGTYRLNSIVLCDITPKITNDNEWKLGIMNGKFTKDDLLDSLAWQFDDMKEAYLNMYYDIDPSLKYKSEKALKRLIDMDLEGNSYYSITSMWFSICYEDFRPILKKIDIPTVLFFASPGSMMTPDTVEYLEEKIENTRTYIFENSTHSFVVNKGRTFSKKLEEYLSKL
- the lspA gene encoding signal peptidase II; amino-acid sequence: MYEILIIILLIIDQASKITVKNTLENTQGMSIIDGVFHLTYVENSGAAFGMLQNMQYVFIIIALIVLIAGIYFIHKEESTKLAKISIAMIISGAIGNLVDRLRLGYVIDFFDFKIIWSYVFNFADILVVLGTILLCICLIRSGKDEV
- a CDS encoding YicC/YloC family endoribonuclease, whose translation is MAKSMTGFGIGEYKDENYSISVECKTINHKYLDINPRIPRKISFLEDRFRQLVKEYISRGRMDAYIKFDVIGTSGLKLDYDKDLAKQYYNIISDISENVMNNKESLNTISPIDIARFPDVIKQEEAQEDEEKLWYMFEKASRNALEKLCNMRVIEGEKLKEDILLRSNILESSIQKIENFSDTVVDDYRLRLETRLSELLDVSNKVDESRLAQEIAIFADKSSITEEIVRFKSHIIQMRDAINIEDSIGRKMDFLIQEMNREVNTIGSKSSDINITNLVIQIKSELEKIREQIQNIE